The Terriglobia bacterium genome window below encodes:
- the prfB gene encoding peptide chain release factor 2 (programmed frameshift): MDGGRIVRSPDLQDLADRIEALAEKVDALRGSFDVERKQGELSDLEQRLTLPEVWGDAELARQLRQRRSRLLESIETARGLKTLLDDARTFLELAREGEDVGGELAGAVEALRTRTEEVELRTLLTGEHDAADAILEVHPGAGGTESQDWAEMLLRMYTRWAERRGFGVQTLDYQAGDEAGIKSVTLGINGPNAYGYLRTERGVHRLVRISPFDAQARRHTSFASVDVIPEVEGDVGVVIDDKDLRIDTYRSSGAGGQHVNVTDSAVRITHLPTGIVVTCQNERSQHRNRDVAMQILRAKLVDRARKEADERMAQEVGEKKKIEWGSQIRSYVLAPYRLVKDHRTGLEVGDTDRVLGGDLDGFIRAALAVAREPGEARAGRPA; encoded by the exons ATGGACGGAGGACGGATCGTGAGGAGCCCGGATCTCCAGGATCTCGCCGACCGGATCGAGGCGCTCGCCGAGAAGGTGGACGCGCTCCGG GGTTCCTTTGATGTGGAACGGAAACAGGGCGAGCTCTCCGACCTGGAGCAGCGCCTGACGCTGCCGGAAGTCTGGGGGGACGCGGAGCTGGCCCGCCAGCTCCGGCAGCGACGATCCAGGCTCCTCGAGAGCATCGAGACGGCGCGAGGCCTCAAGACCCTTCTGGACGACGCGAGGACGTTCCTCGAGCTCGCCCGCGAGGGAGAGGACGTCGGCGGCGAACTCGCCGGGGCCGTCGAGGCGCTGCGCACGCGCACGGAGGAGGTCGAGCTGCGGACGCTCCTGACCGGGGAGCACGATGCGGCGGACGCGATCCTCGAGGTGCACCCGGGCGCGGGCGGGACCGAATCCCAGGACTGGGCCGAGATGCTGCTCCGCATGTACACCCGTTGGGCGGAGCGCCGAGGCTTCGGCGTGCAGACCCTCGACTACCAGGCGGGGGACGAGGCCGGCATCAAGAGCGTCACGCTCGGGATCAATGGGCCGAACGCCTACGGCTACCTGAGGACGGAGAGGGGCGTCCACCGGCTCGTCCGGATCTCGCCGTTCGACGCGCAGGCACGCCGCCACACGTCGTTCGCGTCGGTCGACGTGATACCGGAAGTCGAGGGCGACGTGGGGGTGGTGATCGACGACAAGGACCTGAGGATCGACACGTACCGGTCCTCGGGGGCGGGCGGCCAGCACGTGAACGTCACCGATTCCGCCGTCAGGATCACCCACCTCCCGACGGGGATCGTCGTGACGTGCCAGAACGAGCGTTCCCAACACCGAAACCGCGACGTCGCCATGCAGATCCTGAGGGCCAAGCTCGTCGATCGCGCGAGGAAGGAGGCGGACGAGAGGATGGCCCAGGAGGTCGGGGAGAAGAAGAAGATCGAATGGGGGAGCCAAATCCGTTCCTACGTTCTCGCTCCGTACCGGCTCGTGAAGGACCACCGTACCGGCTTGGAGGTCGGTGACACGGACCGCGTGCTCGGCGGGGACCTGGACGGCTTCATCCGCGCGGCGCTGGCCGTCGCGCGGGAGCCGGGCGAGGCCCGCGCGGGGCGCCCGGCCTGA
- a CDS encoding slipin family protein, which produces MLGAELPVGILAALIVVVLILVNSIKILPEYERGVVFRLGRLRPVDYGPGLFFLIPVADRMVRVSLRTVVHDVPPQDIITRDNVSVKVNAVVYFRVMNPRKAVVEVENYHYATSQLSQTTLRSVLGQVELDELLSGREKLNQQLQVILDKHTDPWGIKVSAVEVKHVDLPVEMQRAMAKQAEAEREKRAKIIHAEGEFLAATNLAKAAEEVGKHPITLQLRYLQTLTEIASEKNSTIVFPLPIDLIKGFLNS; this is translated from the coding sequence ATGCTCGGCGCGGAGCTGCCGGTCGGGATCCTCGCGGCCTTGATCGTGGTGGTGTTGATCCTAGTGAACTCCATCAAGATCCTCCCGGAGTACGAGAGGGGGGTCGTGTTCCGCCTCGGGAGGCTCCGCCCGGTCGACTACGGGCCGGGGCTCTTCTTCCTGATCCCCGTCGCGGACCGGATGGTCCGGGTGTCGCTCAGGACGGTGGTGCACGATGTGCCCCCTCAGGACATCATCACCCGCGACAACGTGTCGGTGAAGGTCAACGCGGTGGTCTACTTCAGGGTGATGAACCCCCGCAAGGCCGTGGTGGAGGTGGAGAACTACCATTACGCCACGAGCCAGCTGTCGCAGACCACGCTCCGTTCCGTCCTGGGCCAGGTGGAGCTGGACGAGCTCCTGTCCGGGCGCGAGAAGCTGAACCAGCAGCTCCAGGTGATCCTCGACAAGCACACCGACCCGTGGGGGATCAAGGTCTCGGCGGTGGAGGTCAAGCACGTGGACCTCCCGGTGGAGATGCAGCGGGCCATGGCCAAGCAGGCGGAGGCGGAGCGCGAGAAGCGCGCGAAGATCATCCACGCGGAGGGGGAGTTCCTCGCGGCCACCAACCTCGCGAAGGCCGCGGAGGAAGTCGGCAAGCATCCGATCACCTTGCAGCTGCGCTACCTGCAGACGCTCACCGAGATCGCGTCGGAGAAGAACTCGACCATCGTGTTCCCGTTGCCCATCGACCTGATCAAGGGGTTCCTGAACTCGTGA
- a CDS encoding SPOR domain-containing protein — MDPEVREEGGTARDVRIEGLALFVTGGAILALVVLAFWAGRWFERQVSPPAAASRDASGRTAKDEPRADDVTFFDTLGSGKAAEPQREAHTKTAPAEPPQVASPLAAARSGPFFVQVFAGRDRQAAEEIVRSLGGRGYPVAVEGEQEGRGTLFKVRVGGYPDRAEAQTVADRLKREGQAGAWVTRRD; from the coding sequence ATGGACCCTGAGGTCCGCGAGGAGGGGGGGACCGCCCGGGATGTCCGCATCGAGGGGCTCGCCCTGTTCGTCACCGGCGGGGCGATTCTCGCCCTCGTCGTCCTCGCGTTTTGGGCCGGGCGGTGGTTCGAGCGACAGGTCTCGCCGCCTGCCGCCGCCTCTCGCGACGCGTCCGGGCGCACCGCCAAGGACGAGCCGAGGGCCGACGACGTCACGTTCTTCGACACCCTCGGCAGCGGGAAGGCCGCGGAGCCCCAGCGCGAGGCGCATACGAAGACGGCTCCCGCCGAGCCGCCTCAGGTCGCGTCCCCTCTCGCCGCCGCGCGCTCCGGACCGTTCTTCGTTCAGGTGTTCGCGGGGAGGGATCGGCAAGCCGCCGAGGAGATCGTCCGCTCGCTCGGCGGCCGCGGCTACCCGGTGGCCGTGGAAGGGGAGCAGGAAGGACGGGGGACGCTCTTCAAGGTCCGCGTGGGCGGCTATCCCGACCGCGCCGAGGCCCAGACCGTCGCCGACCGTCTCAAGCGGGAGGGTCAGGCCGGAGCTTGGGTGACCCGGCGGGACTGA
- a CDS encoding GGDEF domain-containing protein, translating to MSPTAGSGREPEAPPVPPAGADPEVLAGLLEVHRRLDLPDQLQVLVERAASWTGADACFALGPDEERQALVPVATVRTRGSFDLTGTRIRPTEVRQWVEAGESEGSAADLLGGVVPASSAMLPLRAEADEAVGLLVVVNPKRTGPELERVRSLVTLARRAIENAIQVRAIRDLVIKDDTTECFNRRYFEEFLAEELSRANRFHAPLSLIFFDMDGLKQVNSLLGHAMGSRALLEVSVRVRGKVRKFDKLFRFGGDEFCIVLPETEWHGALEVAERVRVAIAGKAFLADQLGEKGGVKMTASFGIASFPLHARSKAELLERADWAMQRIKNGVKNSIAVAEIVEEGHGP from the coding sequence GTGAGTCCCACGGCGGGAAGCGGCCGAGAGCCGGAAGCGCCGCCCGTCCCGCCGGCTGGCGCCGATCCGGAGGTGCTGGCCGGTTTGCTGGAGGTGCATCGCCGCCTCGACCTCCCCGACCAGCTCCAAGTCCTGGTCGAGCGGGCCGCGTCCTGGACCGGCGCGGACGCCTGCTTCGCCCTCGGCCCCGACGAAGAGCGCCAGGCCCTGGTGCCGGTGGCCACGGTCCGGACGCGGGGGAGCTTCGACCTGACCGGGACGCGGATCCGGCCCACCGAGGTGCGCCAATGGGTCGAGGCCGGGGAGAGCGAAGGCTCCGCCGCGGACCTCTTGGGCGGCGTCGTTCCCGCGTCGAGCGCGATGCTTCCGCTCCGCGCCGAGGCGGACGAGGCCGTCGGCCTCCTCGTGGTCGTGAACCCGAAGAGGACCGGCCCGGAGCTGGAGCGGGTTCGGTCGCTCGTGACCCTCGCCCGCCGCGCGATCGAGAACGCGATCCAGGTCCGCGCGATACGGGACCTCGTCATCAAGGACGACACGACGGAGTGCTTCAACCGGAGGTACTTCGAGGAGTTCCTCGCCGAGGAGCTGTCCCGCGCCAACCGGTTCCACGCCCCGCTGTCGCTGATCTTCTTCGACATGGACGGGCTCAAGCAGGTCAACAGCCTGCTCGGCCACGCGATGGGGAGCCGCGCGCTCCTCGAGGTCTCCGTCCGCGTGCGGGGGAAGGTCCGGAAGTTCGACAAGTTGTTCCGCTTCGGTGGGGACGAGTTCTGCATCGTGCTTCCGGAGACCGAGTGGCACGGGGCCCTCGAGGTGGCCGAGCGCGTGCGCGTGGCCATCGCCGGCAAGGCATTCCTCGCGGATCAGCTCGGGGAGAAGGGGGGGGTGAAGATGACCGCGTCGTTCGGCATCGCCTCGTTCCCTCTCCATGCCCGAAGCAAGGCGGAGCTCCTGGAGCGCGCGGACTGGGCGATGCAGCGGATCAAGAACGGCGTGAAGAACTCCATCGCTGTCGCGGAGATCGTCGAGGAAGGGCATGGACCCTGA